In a genomic window of Planctomycetota bacterium:
- a CDS encoding sigma 54-interacting transcriptional regulator, with protein sequence MNEKREKLRILAIEDNPADFRLIKEFLSENHSTDFELTHAENLKDASGFLSKQKFDAVLLDLNLPDSTGVENIDKLYADERDFPIIVLTGLEDEKTGISAVQKGAQEYLVKGKIHSDSLIRCIRYAIERKKREAELHKLNRTLKALSNSDQAMMHAINESVYMGEVCKIVVKDCGYKMVWIGFAENDEEKRVLPVAYAGFEEGYIEGLKLTWADTELGRGPTGTAIRTGKPSICANMLTDPHFKPWREEALKRGYASSIVLPLITDGKPFGALNIYSSDPEAFSEDEVKLLAELASDLAYGITSIRLRLAIHKSEQKFRAIFESMPDGIVIVDKNRHIKATNKSFERLFDISKKDFIDKRWGDALKCVNSAGRCEQGDLADLCRTCDIRTTIQDALAGKSIHQRKAIAELMVSDKLQKKTLLLSAAPLEYEGEGHAIVILEDITELDKLQKRLKVEHSFAGIIGHDIKMQELYDNIKELAESGVSVLIQGESGTGKELVASAIHNEGPRADKQFVPVNCGALPDGLLESELFGHVKGAFTGAIRDKKGRFELADGGTIFLDEIGDLSQAMQVKLLRVLQSGTFEKVGGEKTIKVDVRVISATNKSLNDEIKAGRFREDLFYRLSVVPLNMPPLRERPNDIPHLCEHFLKKDAEETGRDKASLSPESLDILIDYKWPGNVRELQNALQFALVKSRGGVIQPQHLPPQIQKEKGIPSISVKRRRKRKLDLEAVKEALRQTKGNKLKATKVLGVSRATLHRFLAEEKQTYQQP encoded by the coding sequence ATGAATGAAAAGCGGGAAAAATTAAGAATACTGGCCATAGAGGATAATCCGGCTGATTTTCGCCTTATCAAGGAGTTCTTGAGCGAAAACCATTCAACGGATTTTGAGTTGACGCATGCCGAGAACCTTAAGGATGCCTCAGGCTTTTTATCCAAACAGAAGTTTGACGCGGTCTTATTGGATTTAAACCTCCCGGATAGCACGGGCGTGGAGAATATCGATAAATTATATGCCGATGAACGGGATTTTCCGATTATCGTGCTGACCGGGCTTGAGGATGAAAAAACAGGCATCAGCGCGGTCCAGAAAGGCGCGCAGGAGTATCTGGTCAAGGGGAAAATCCACAGCGATTCCCTGATAAGGTGCATACGCTACGCCATCGAACGCAAGAAACGCGAGGCAGAACTCCATAAGCTTAACCGGACGCTGAAAGCGCTCAGCAACAGCGACCAGGCGATGATGCACGCGATAAATGAATCGGTTTACATGGGCGAAGTGTGTAAGATTGTCGTGAAAGACTGCGGGTATAAGATGGTCTGGATAGGCTTTGCCGAAAATGACGAGGAAAAGCGCGTCCTCCCGGTTGCTTATGCCGGTTTTGAGGAAGGATACATTGAAGGATTAAAACTTACCTGGGCGGATACGGAACTGGGCAGGGGACCGACCGGCACGGCAATCCGGACCGGCAAGCCTTCGATATGCGCTAATATGCTCACCGACCCCCATTTCAAGCCCTGGCGCGAAGAGGCTCTGAAACGTGGCTATGCCTCATCCATTGTGCTTCCTTTAATTACAGACGGCAAGCCCTTCGGCGCGCTCAATATTTATTCCAGCGACCCTGAGGCGTTTTCGGAAGATGAGGTGAAGTTGCTTGCCGAATTGGCAAGCGATTTGGCTTATGGCATAACATCCATCCGCCTGCGCCTGGCCATCCATAAATCCGAGCAGAAATTCAGGGCAATATTCGAGTCCATGCCGGACGGCATCGTTATCGTAGATAAAAACAGGCATATCAAAGCGACTAATAAATCATTCGAACGCCTGTTCGATATTTCCAAAAAAGACTTCATTGATAAGCGCTGGGGCGACGCCCTAAAATGCGTCAATTCAGCCGGACGGTGCGAACAAGGCGACCTGGCAGACCTCTGCCGCACCTGCGATATCCGCACGACCATCCAGGATGCCCTTGCCGGCAAGAGCATCCACCAGCGTAAAGCCATCGCTGAATTAATGGTCAGCGATAAACTCCAGAAAAAAACACTGCTCCTGAGCGCCGCGCCCCTCGAATACGAGGGCGAAGGCCACGCCATCGTCATCCTGGAAGATATTACCGAATTGGATAAACTGCAGAAACGGCTTAAAGTCGAACATTCCTTTGCCGGCATCATCGGGCATGATATTAAAATGCAGGAATTATATGATAATATAAAAGAATTGGCCGAAAGCGGCGTATCGGTCTTAATCCAGGGAGAAAGCGGCACGGGAAAAGAGCTGGTCGCCTCCGCCATCCACAACGAAGGCCCGCGCGCGGACAAGCAGTTCGTGCCGGTCAATTGCGGCGCCCTGCCGGATGGCCTCCTGGAAAGCGAACTCTTCGGGCACGTCAAGGGCGCTTTTACCGGCGCCATCCGCGACAAAAAGGGGCGCTTTGAACTGGCGGACGGCGGCACGATTTTCCTGGATGAAATCGGCGACCTTTCCCAGGCCATGCAGGTGAAACTCCTGCGCGTCCTTCAGAGCGGCACCTTTGAAAAGGTCGGCGGGGAAAAGACCATCAAGGTGGACGTGCGCGTAATCAGCGCCACCAATAAATCGCTCAATGACGAAATCAAGGCGGGCCGCTTCAGGGAAGACCTCTTTTACCGCTTGAGCGTGGTTCCTTTGAATATGCCGCCTTTGCGTGAAAGGCCAAACGACATCCCGCACCTCTGCGAGCACTTCCTTAAAAAAGACGCGGAAGAAACCGGGCGGGACAAAGCTTCTTTATCGCCTGAGTCATTGGATATTTTAATAGACTATAAATGGCCCGGCAATGTCCGGGAACTGCAGAACGCGCTCCAGTTTGCGCTGGTCAAAAGCCGGGGGGGTGTCATCCAGCCGCAGCACCTGCCGCCGCAGATCCAAAAGGAAAAGGGCATTCCGTCAATCAGCGTTAAAAGGCGGCGCAAGCGCAAACTCGATTTAGAGGCGGTAAAGGAAGCCTTAAGGCAGACTAAGGGCAACAAGCTCAAAGCCACCAAGGTCTTGGGCGTTTCCCGCGCCACCCTCCATAGGTTTTTGGCAGAGGAAAAGCAAACATACCAACAGCCTTAA
- a CDS encoding response regulator, protein MANNNGINPIEVLLVEDSPADVRLTKEALKEEKLHVNLHVVSDGVEAMEFLRREGRFTKAVRPDLILLDLNLPKKDGREVLKEIKCDDSLKSIPVVILTVSKAEEDIAKSYKLHANCYITKPLDLNQFSTVVKSIKDFWLTIVKLPTNVR, encoded by the coding sequence ATGGCTAATAATAACGGCATAAACCCCATCGAGGTCCTTCTGGTCGAGGACAGCCCGGCTGATGTCCGCCTGACCAAGGAGGCATTGAAAGAGGAAAAACTGCACGTAAATCTCCATGTAGTAAGCGACGGGGTCGAGGCGATGGAATTCCTGCGCCGGGAAGGAAGGTTCACAAAAGCGGTCCGGCCCGACCTCATATTGCTGGATTTGAACCTACCCAAAAAAGACGGGCGAGAAGTATTAAAAGAAATAAAATGCGATGATTCATTGAAAAGCATTCCCGTAGTCATCCTGACCGTTTCCAAGGCGGAAGAGGATATCGCGAAATCATATAAACTACACGCGAATTGCTATATTACCAAGCCCTTGGATTTGAACCAGTTTTCCACGGTGGTAAAATCCATCAAGGATTTCTGGCTGACGATTGTGAAACTCCCGACGAATGTGCGATGA